One window from the genome of Jeotgalibaca sp. MA1X17-3 encodes:
- a CDS encoding efflux RND transporter periplasmic adaptor subunit, protein MKKKNLLWGIIIGVIVIISGVFLINYLKNKDLEEVVVDEDPYGIEYYNVPPMDQIFVNGVVTPEESQEFYREESLGVRGDLQVENGQVVKEGTLLYSYTNEVLQKEISQLYNEAARLETDRANTAYKQQLAIDRWYESSEEERGQTLDEITMDFNLYALDSQIQEIYSNIATMEEKVYTEVTAPFEGKVVIPEEKKAEAPLLKLISENFYVSGTINEKDLEKVKVDQVADITVISNGYTTLGKVSFVDTTPTNENSDPYSGASTMSSYPVKLSFNSLERIVNGYHVQATINMEENQVVIPKESIHTEGEIQYVLVNDFGSVVRRVIQTGEETDEGIAVTSGLEAEDEIIVSSQIEVNEGDLLNPEMMEMEMEMDIESVEVLEGE, encoded by the coding sequence ATGAAGAAGAAAAATTTGCTGTGGGGAATTATTATTGGTGTAATTGTAATTATTTCAGGAGTATTTTTGATTAATTATTTAAAAAACAAAGACTTGGAAGAAGTCGTTGTGGATGAAGATCCATATGGAATTGAATACTATAACGTACCACCAATGGATCAAATTTTCGTAAATGGAGTAGTAACTCCAGAAGAGTCACAAGAATTTTATCGAGAAGAAAGTCTAGGGGTAAGAGGAGATCTTCAAGTAGAAAATGGGCAAGTTGTGAAAGAAGGAACCCTTCTATATAGCTATACCAACGAAGTACTCCAGAAAGAAATCAGTCAATTATATAATGAAGCTGCTAGATTAGAAACTGATCGTGCAAATACTGCCTATAAACAACAACTAGCTATTGATAGATGGTACGAATCATCTGAAGAAGAACGCGGGCAAACGTTGGACGAGATTACGATGGATTTCAATTTGTACGCGCTAGATTCTCAAATCCAAGAAATTTACAGTAATATTGCTACAATGGAGGAGAAGGTATATACAGAAGTAACGGCTCCTTTTGAAGGAAAAGTAGTTATACCAGAAGAGAAAAAAGCAGAAGCACCTTTATTGAAATTAATCTCTGAAAATTTCTATGTGTCTGGTACGATTAATGAAAAAGATTTGGAAAAAGTAAAAGTCGATCAAGTAGCCGATATTACGGTCATTTCCAATGGATATACGACACTCGGAAAAGTTTCCTTTGTAGATACTACGCCTACTAATGAGAACTCTGATCCGTACAGTGGTGCTTCTACTATGTCGAGCTATCCAGTAAAATTAAGTTTTAACTCTTTGGAACGAATTGTAAATGGCTACCATGTTCAAGCAACCATCAATATGGAAGAAAATCAAGTAGTGATTCCAAAAGAGTCTATTCATACAGAAGGAGAAATCCAGTATGTTCTTGTAAATGACTTTGGTTCCGTGGTCCGTCGTGTCATTCAAACTGGAGAAGAGACCGATGAAGGGATTGCAGTAACGAGTGGATTAGAAGCAGAAGATGAAATTATTGTTTCTTCTCAAATAGAAGTGAATGAAGGAGATCTCTTGAATCCTGAAATGATGGAGATGGAGATGGAGATGGATATTGAAAGTGTTGAGGTTCTGGAGGGGGAATAA
- a CDS encoding ABC transporter ATP-binding protein: MTVGDSERKKLIELTDATKTFGTGELKNVVLNHINLTIYEGDFLMILGKSGSGKTTLMNMIGFLDRLSSGSYSFLGEDVSRLSENKKSDIRNQNFGFIFQQFFLIDSLNVVQNVELPLIYSGKVNKQERMDASEKYLGLVGIPEKIKAKTKELSGGQQQRVAIARALVNEPLLIMADEPTGALDTETGTGVMNLLKDLNNKGKTIVMVTHDEDMLKYATRVIRMKDGSFVEEGAAV, encoded by the coding sequence ATAACCGTGGGAGATTCTGAACGTAAGAAATTAATCGAGCTGACAGACGCCACAAAAACCTTTGGAACGGGTGAGTTAAAAAATGTGGTGTTGAATCATATTAATCTTACTATTTATGAAGGAGATTTTCTAATGATTTTAGGAAAATCTGGAAGTGGAAAAACGACACTCATGAATATGATTGGCTTTTTAGATCGTCTTTCGTCAGGTAGCTATTCCTTTTTAGGAGAAGATGTCTCTCGATTAAGCGAAAATAAGAAATCAGATATTCGAAATCAAAATTTTGGATTTATTTTTCAACAGTTTTTCTTGATTGATTCTTTGAATGTGGTCCAAAATGTAGAATTGCCTTTAATATATAGTGGGAAAGTCAATAAACAGGAACGAATGGATGCATCAGAAAAATATTTAGGATTAGTTGGAATTCCTGAAAAGATAAAGGCAAAAACGAAAGAACTCTCTGGAGGGCAACAACAACGTGTCGCCATTGCTCGTGCTTTAGTAAATGAGCCCCTTTTGATTATGGCAGATGAACCAACCGGTGCTCTCGATACGGAAACCGGAACTGGAGTTATGAACCTTCTGAAAGATTTAAATAACAAAGGGAAAACGATTGTAATGGTTACTCATGATGAAGATATGTTGAAATATGCTACACGTGTGATTCGAATGAAAGATGGTAGTTTTGTGGAAGAAGGTGCAGCCGTATGA
- a CDS encoding ABC transporter permease — protein MIRNIMMSTLLSLRAHKLRVFLTMVGIIIGIASVVTIASLGEGVRQESFQLADTTQANVVTINHALEMSDDTGMGYVEDDFTFTKADMRRLLRLDGVQSVTPSYGSYGASADMIDINIDYFGAQAFTNAIPHKKAARILYGRDLLPKDANRDVIVLSHDVLDYGIVVDDPETLIGQAVNINGFMYEIIGIKEAFDWESGFIEPDYTWEDAMTSVVPQTAYNELTRSKDIKSLKVKVEDNQDKEMVTMNILEHLSENYPEDEGYFEEDRSNEQMMDEVNSYINGIMTFLLAITAISLFVGGIGVMNIMYVSVTERKREIGIRRAIGAKPRMILLQFLLEAAFITFLGGIIGLLFGYGIAVIVGAVIGLPVFLTPTIMILSTSVSIGTGLIFGIIPALSASRMDPIKAIYQ, from the coding sequence ATGATTCGGAATATTATGATGAGTACGCTGCTTAGTCTACGTGCCCACAAGTTAAGAGTCTTTCTAACTATGGTAGGAATTATTATCGGAATTGCATCTGTCGTTACCATTGCATCCTTAGGGGAAGGGGTTCGCCAAGAAAGCTTTCAGTTAGCAGACACGACTCAAGCAAATGTTGTCACGATTAATCATGCGTTGGAGATGAGTGATGACACTGGGATGGGATATGTAGAAGATGATTTTACCTTTACAAAAGCAGACATGAGAAGACTCTTACGATTAGACGGGGTACAATCTGTGACTCCTAGTTATGGTTCTTATGGTGCTTCTGCAGATATGATTGATATAAATATTGATTATTTTGGTGCGCAAGCTTTCACGAATGCTATTCCACATAAAAAGGCAGCTCGCATTTTGTATGGGCGCGATTTACTTCCTAAAGATGCAAATCGTGATGTGATTGTTCTTTCTCATGATGTGTTAGATTATGGAATTGTAGTGGATGATCCAGAAACATTAATTGGACAGGCAGTAAATATTAACGGGTTTATGTATGAAATTATTGGAATAAAAGAAGCCTTTGACTGGGAAAGTGGCTTTATAGAACCAGACTATACATGGGAAGATGCCATGACGAGTGTCGTTCCACAAACAGCTTATAATGAGCTAACTCGTTCTAAAGATATCAAATCGCTAAAAGTTAAAGTGGAAGATAATCAAGATAAAGAAATGGTCACTATGAACATTCTCGAACATTTATCTGAAAATTATCCAGAAGATGAAGGGTATTTTGAGGAAGATCGTAGTAATGAACAAATGATGGATGAAGTAAATAGCTATATTAATGGAATCATGACATTCTTACTAGCCATCACTGCGATTTCTTTATTTGTAGGTGGAATTGGAGTCATGAACATTATGTATGTATCAGTTACCGAGCGGAAACGTGAAATTGGAATTCGTCGTGCTATTGGTGCAAAACCACGGATGATTCTTCTACAATTTTTGTTGGAAGCAGCCTTTATTACATTTTTAGGAGGAATAATCGGTCTTCTATTCGGGTATGGAATTGCTGTGATTGTAGGGGCAGTCATTGGCTTACCAGTATTTTTAACACCGACGATTATGATTCTTTCTACCTCTGTTTCTATAGGAACCGGATTGATTTTCGGAATTATTCCAGCATTAAGTGCGTCTAGAATGGATCCGATTAAAGCCATTTATCAATAA
- the msrA gene encoding peptide-methionine (S)-S-oxide reductase MsrA produces MNSFNLQASSTEKIILGMGCFWGPDSSFGSLPGVISTVVGYAGGTSSHPTYRKIDDYTETVEITFDPQLLSLESLLHTFWQTHDATKNRFYRERQYISLIVFQNIQQKKIAENIKQIEEKRQGKEIQTEFQVATPFYPAEDYHQKYFLRRFKEATKNVQKLFPDEETFIRSTISARLNGFIRENKSLPEIKEEIKNWDLSEEHLKELQNMILSLKW; encoded by the coding sequence ATGAACTCATTTAATTTACAAGCCTCTTCCACCGAAAAAATTATTTTGGGGATGGGTTGCTTTTGGGGGCCAGATAGTTCCTTTGGTAGTTTACCGGGAGTGATCAGTACCGTTGTAGGATATGCAGGTGGAACATCCTCTCACCCAACGTATCGAAAAATAGATGATTATACAGAGACCGTTGAAATTACTTTTGATCCTCAACTTCTCTCTTTAGAATCTTTACTTCATACTTTTTGGCAAACTCATGACGCTACAAAAAATCGTTTTTATAGAGAACGTCAATATATTTCTTTAATTGTTTTTCAAAACATTCAACAAAAAAAAATTGCAGAAAACATAAAGCAGATAGAAGAAAAGCGCCAAGGAAAAGAAATCCAAACGGAATTCCAAGTGGCAACTCCTTTCTATCCGGCAGAAGATTATCATCAAAAGTATTTTCTACGCCGCTTTAAAGAAGCTACAAAAAATGTGCAGAAACTTTTCCCAGATGAAGAGACATTTATACGCTCTACCATTTCTGCAAGACTAAATGGTTTTATCCGAGAAAATAAGAGCTTGCCAGAAATAAAAGAAGAAATTAAAAACTGGGACCTTTCTGAAGAACATTTAAAAGAACTTCAAAACATGATTCTCTCATTAAAATGGTAA
- a CDS encoding sugar ABC transporter permease, with protein MKRNAKVRRMKNLKKNKWLYVLLLPGMLMTFIFKYVPMYGAMIAFKDFNPTLGILKSPWIGLEHFQDFIFSPNFLVLLSNTLKLSAFGLFFGFFPPIILALSLNQIINKKLRQRIQLILYAPNFISVVVIVGMIFIFLSAVGPINQLFTAFTGKEIMFMSNPDYFRSIYIISGIWQGMGWASILYTATLAGVSPDLYEAANIDGANILQKMWHIDLPSLKPVMVISFILSAGNIMNVGYEKAFLMQTSMNIPASEIISTYVYKVGLQSGDYAYSTAVGLFNSLINVILLLTVNNIVKKLNEGKGL; from the coding sequence ATGAAACGCAATGCTAAAGTAAGACGAATGAAAAATTTAAAGAAAAATAAATGGTTGTATGTTTTATTACTACCTGGAATGTTGATGACTTTTATTTTTAAATACGTTCCTATGTATGGAGCCATGATTGCTTTTAAAGATTTTAATCCAACCCTAGGTATATTGAAAAGTCCTTGGATAGGTTTAGAGCACTTTCAAGATTTTATTTTTTCACCAAACTTTTTAGTACTTTTAAGTAATACCTTAAAATTAAGTGCATTTGGTTTGTTTTTTGGTTTCTTTCCACCAATTATTCTAGCACTCTCACTAAATCAAATAATCAATAAAAAATTAAGACAAAGGATTCAATTAATCCTATATGCACCAAACTTTATTTCAGTAGTAGTTATTGTGGGTATGATTTTTATTTTTCTTTCTGCAGTCGGACCTATTAATCAATTGTTTACTGCGTTTACCGGAAAAGAAATTATGTTTATGTCTAATCCAGATTATTTCCGATCCATTTATATTATTTCGGGAATTTGGCAAGGAATGGGATGGGCATCTATTTTATATACCGCAACCTTAGCAGGCGTAAGTCCTGATTTATATGAAGCTGCTAATATTGATGGCGCTAACATCCTACAAAAAATGTGGCACATTGATTTACCATCATTAAAGCCTGTAATGGTGATCAGTTTTATTCTTTCTGCAGGAAATATTATGAACGTCGGGTATGAGAAAGCGTTTCTGATGCAAACCTCAATGAATATCCCCGCATCTGAAATTATTTCTACCTATGTGTACAAAGTAGGACTCCAATCTGGAGATTATGCCTATTCTACTGCAGTCGGATTATTTAATTCTTTAATCAATGTCATTTTATTACTAACGGTTAATAATATAGTGAAGAAATTAAATGAAGGAAAAGGCTTATAA
- a CDS encoding carbohydrate ABC transporter permease: MKEKAYKEETIVNIHSDFDKSFLWLNRIIVAFLVLITVVPLIYVTAASFMDPVTLLNQGISFSPKDWSLEGYKRVFADDSIVRGFLNSLFYSFSYSALTVVLSVLTAYPLSKKDLAGKGWIMSFFIITMFIGGGLVPTYMLIKNLGMLNTVWAIIVPGAINVWNIILAKTYFESLPAELAEAATIDGANDIQILFKVILPLAKPIMFVLFLYAFVGQWNSYFDAMIYLKDQNLEPLQLALRKILIQNQPSQDMVGANTAMAEMKQIAELIKYATIVVSSLPLMIMYPFFQKYFDKGVLIGSIKG; this comes from the coding sequence ATGAAGGAAAAGGCTTATAAGGAGGAAACGATCGTGAATATTCATTCTGATTTTGATAAAAGTTTTTTGTGGCTCAATCGAATTATTGTAGCTTTTCTGGTACTCATAACAGTAGTTCCGTTAATTTATGTTACAGCAGCTTCTTTTATGGATCCTGTAACGCTATTAAATCAAGGAATTAGCTTTAGTCCTAAAGATTGGAGCTTAGAAGGGTATAAAAGAGTGTTTGCAGATGATTCTATTGTAAGAGGTTTTCTTAATTCTTTGTTTTATTCTTTTTCCTATAGTGCACTTACGGTAGTCTTGAGTGTCCTAACCGCTTATCCATTATCAAAAAAGGATTTGGCTGGAAAAGGTTGGATTATGAGTTTCTTTATTATTACGATGTTCATTGGTGGGGGCTTGGTTCCTACTTACATGCTTATCAAAAATCTAGGTATGTTAAATACGGTATGGGCTATTATTGTTCCTGGAGCCATTAATGTTTGGAATATTATTTTAGCAAAAACATATTTTGAAAGTTTACCTGCTGAATTAGCAGAAGCAGCAACGATAGATGGAGCGAATGATATTCAAATTCTATTCAAGGTTATTTTACCATTAGCTAAACCAATTATGTTTGTACTATTTTTATATGCTTTTGTTGGACAATGGAACTCTTACTTTGACGCAATGATTTATTTGAAGGATCAAAATCTAGAGCCTTTACAACTTGCTTTACGTAAAATTCTAATTCAGAACCAGCCATCACAAGATATGGTGGGTGCAAATACAGCCATGGCTGAAATGAAACAAATCGCTGAATTAATAAAATATGCTACGATCGTCGTTTCTAGTTTACCTTTGATGATCATGTACCCATTCTTCCAGAAATATTTTGATAAAGGTGTCTTAATTGGATCTATTAAAGGTTAA
- a CDS encoding ABC transporter substrate-binding protein — translation MKNKYIVPSILFVSTLLLSGCGGSNNASSSPDYELDNVSFPLEEKVTLKMISQSAPLAPSDPNEKLIFNRLEEETNVHIDWTNYNADFVEKRNLDISSGDLPDAIFNAAAGDYDLLTWAKSGVIVPVEDLIEEHMPNLKKVFDENPEYRALSTAPDGHIYSFPWIEELGEGKESIHTVNDMAWINVEWLENLGLEMPETTEELMVVLEAFKTQDPNGNGEDDEIPFSFINDGGNEDLKFLFAPFGIGDNDDHLVVNDDGTVDFTADNDEYKEAIKYFNEMYEKGLIDKEAFEQDWNTYVAKGKDHRYGVYFTWDKMNVSGDDEAYDVLPVLAGPTGEKHVTRTNGMGFSRDRLVITSANENLELTAKWIDKMYDPLQSIQNNWGTYGDETQQNIFELDGDMLKHLPLEGASPGELRQRTEASGPLAILDSYYGTYTTMPDDAKWRLDLMHEYYLPYVNNENNYPRVFMEKDETDRLSKIEADMWDYTYRKRAEWITNGKVEEEWDDYLNELTRLGIEEWIQIKQDGYDRFIKENG, via the coding sequence ATGAAAAATAAATATATCGTTCCCTCTATACTTTTTGTTTCCACTTTACTACTTTCTGGATGTGGAGGTTCAAATAATGCTAGTTCTAGTCCAGATTATGAGTTAGATAATGTAAGTTTTCCTTTGGAAGAAAAAGTAACGTTAAAAATGATTTCACAAAGTGCTCCACTTGCACCATCCGATCCAAATGAAAAATTAATTTTTAATCGGTTAGAAGAAGAAACCAATGTTCATATTGATTGGACAAATTATAATGCAGATTTTGTTGAAAAAAGAAACCTAGATATTTCAAGTGGAGATTTACCAGATGCTATTTTTAATGCAGCAGCAGGCGACTATGATTTACTTACGTGGGCTAAAAGTGGCGTTATTGTTCCCGTTGAAGATTTAATTGAGGAACATATGCCGAACTTGAAAAAAGTTTTTGATGAGAATCCTGAGTATCGTGCTCTATCGACTGCTCCTGATGGACATATTTATTCATTCCCATGGATAGAAGAACTGGGAGAAGGAAAAGAGTCTATTCATACCGTTAATGATATGGCTTGGATTAATGTAGAATGGCTCGAAAACTTAGGTTTAGAAATGCCGGAAACGACAGAAGAGTTAATGGTTGTACTGGAAGCATTTAAAACACAAGACCCTAACGGGAATGGTGAAGATGATGAGATTCCTTTCTCATTCATTAATGATGGTGGAAATGAAGACTTGAAATTCTTATTTGCTCCATTTGGAATCGGTGATAATGATGATCACTTAGTAGTTAATGATGATGGAACAGTAGATTTTACAGCAGATAATGATGAGTATAAAGAAGCCATTAAATATTTTAATGAAATGTACGAAAAGGGATTAATTGATAAAGAAGCATTCGAACAAGATTGGAATACATATGTAGCAAAAGGGAAAGACCACCGTTATGGCGTTTACTTTACATGGGATAAAATGAACGTTAGTGGAGATGACGAAGCTTATGATGTCTTACCGGTTCTTGCTGGTCCAACGGGAGAAAAACATGTGACTCGTACGAATGGAATGGGCTTCAGTAGAGACCGATTAGTCATTACTAGTGCAAATGAAAACCTAGAACTAACAGCAAAATGGATTGATAAGATGTATGATCCACTTCAATCTATTCAAAATAACTGGGGAACATATGGTGATGAAACTCAGCAAAACATTTTTGAATTAGACGGAGATATGCTGAAACATTTACCACTAGAAGGAGCTTCTCCTGGTGAGTTGCGCCAAAGAACAGAAGCATCTGGTCCATTAGCAATTTTAGATAGTTATTATGGTACCTATACGACTATGCCTGATGATGCAAAATGGCGTTTAGATTTAATGCACGAATATTACTTACCATACGTTAACAATGAGAATAATTATCCTCGAGTATTCATGGAAAAAGACGAAACAGATCGTCTTTCAAAAATCGAAGCAGATATGTGGGACTACACCTATCGTAAACGAGCAGAATGGATTACAAATGGCAAGGTTGAAGAAGAATGGGATGACTATTTAAACGAATTAACTAGATTAGGAATTGAAGAATGGATTCAAATTAAACAAGACGGCTATGATCGTTTTATAAAGGAGAATGGATAA
- a CDS encoding glycoside hydrolase family 32 protein, producing MTKKETLSSIQKVNHFVDENKKLIDPSYRHHYHLMAPVGWLNDPNGFVYFRGEYHLFYQYYPYDSVWGPMHWGHATSKDLIHWEHLPVALAPTEPYDKDGCFSGSAIEKDGKLYLMYTGHVEENGKVYQTQCIASSEDGVHFEKHINNPVIGKIEVGEHAELQDFRDPKVFEREDGYYAVIASKTEDNRGKILLFKSDDLLEWSFYSVLLEGTKDQGIMWECPDLFHLDGKDVLIMSPIQMTPDKLEYPNTSSTAAFIGEVDWEKGTMTVENIHEIDFGLDFYAPQTTIDGNNRRIMVAWMQMWGRDMPTHDLNHHWAGAMTLPRELKVKDNVLIQRPVSNIYSSLEYYTGIENVVIENRTVNYRNVFFDNSYMHMVLDVSQTDEMTIRLAKNSKSSLALMYDKETEILSFDRKNFGYNIKGSESEQLTSRQTHVPMINGQLVLEIFRDTSSIEIFANGLKTMTFTFYEIEKGKDISFEAKGLLQIGSLEMGSVKI from the coding sequence ATGACTAAAAAGGAAACTTTGTCATCAATTCAAAAAGTAAATCATTTTGTAGATGAAAATAAAAAGTTGATTGATCCAAGTTATCGCCATCATTATCACTTGATGGCGCCAGTTGGATGGTTAAATGACCCGAATGGATTTGTTTATTTCCGAGGAGAATATCATTTGTTTTATCAATATTATCCGTATGACAGCGTATGGGGACCAATGCATTGGGGACATGCTACATCAAAAGATTTGATTCATTGGGAACATCTTCCAGTAGCGTTGGCACCAACAGAACCTTATGATAAAGATGGTTGTTTTTCAGGAAGTGCCATTGAAAAAGATGGAAAGCTATATTTGATGTATACGGGACATGTGGAAGAAAATGGGAAGGTGTATCAAACTCAATGTATAGCATCCTCTGAGGATGGTGTTCATTTTGAAAAACACATAAATAACCCAGTAATCGGAAAAATAGAAGTAGGAGAGCACGCTGAACTCCAAGATTTCCGAGACCCTAAAGTTTTTGAAAGAGAAGATGGTTACTATGCAGTTATCGCTTCAAAAACAGAAGATAATAGAGGAAAGATTTTACTATTTAAATCGGATGACTTATTAGAATGGTCTTTTTACTCCGTTTTGTTAGAAGGAACGAAGGATCAAGGAATCATGTGGGAATGCCCAGATCTTTTTCATTTGGATGGGAAAGATGTTTTGATTATGTCTCCGATTCAGATGACTCCAGACAAGTTAGAGTATCCGAATACAAGCTCGACAGCTGCTTTTATTGGAGAAGTTGATTGGGAAAAAGGAACAATGACCGTTGAAAATATCCATGAAATTGATTTTGGATTAGATTTTTATGCGCCACAAACAACGATAGATGGGAATAATCGTAGGATTATGGTAGCATGGATGCAAATGTGGGGGAGAGATATGCCCACTCATGATTTAAATCATCATTGGGCTGGAGCAATGACCTTGCCTAGAGAATTAAAAGTGAAGGACAATGTTCTCATTCAACGACCTGTTTCTAATATTTATAGTAGCTTAGAATACTATACAGGAATAGAAAATGTCGTGATTGAGAATCGTACCGTAAACTATAGAAATGTATTTTTTGATAATAGCTATATGCATATGGTGCTAGACGTTTCTCAAACAGATGAAATGACGATTCGATTAGCAAAGAATTCTAAAAGCAGTCTGGCATTGATGTACGATAAGGAAACTGAAATCTTATCTTTTGATCGGAAGAATTTTGGGTATAATATTAAAGGGAGCGAGTCCGAACAATTAACAAGTCGACAAACGCATGTGCCAATGATTAATGGACAACTCGTACTTGAAATATTTCGTGATACCTCTTCCATTGAAATTTTTGCAAATGGTTTAAAAACCATGACGTTTACCTTTTATGAGATTGAAAAAGGAAAGGATATTTCCTTTGAAGCAAAAGGACTTTTACAAATTGGTTCATTAGAAATGGGGAGTGTGAAAATATGA
- a CDS encoding ROK family protein, whose protein sequence is MTEQYGSIEAGGTKFVLAIGNKNLEIMERISIPTSTPSETIPKIIEFFKKFNVCAIGLGCFGPIDLKKDSPTYGYITNTPKIDWQMFDIVGVLEKELAVPILFTTDVNAACYGEYVAGAAKGLSSCVYYTIGTGIGAGAMNMGEFVEGFSHPEMGHMIVRKVEADTYEGNCPFHRDCLEGLAAGPAIEKRTGIKGQEMGQDDPTWDFVADYLAQAIYNTTLILSPEKIILGGGVIKQPQLLPKIKEKFKQLLNEYVSYPHIDEYLVLPTLGDNPGTIGCLALAKKKQTLSN, encoded by the coding sequence ATGACCGAACAGTATGGGAGTATTGAAGCAGGAGGAACAAAATTTGTTTTAGCAATCGGCAATAAAAATTTAGAAATAATGGAACGAATTTCTATTCCTACTTCTACTCCTTCTGAAACAATTCCTAAAATTATTGAATTTTTTAAAAAATTCAATGTTTGTGCAATCGGCTTAGGCTGCTTTGGACCGATTGATTTAAAAAAAGATTCACCTACCTATGGCTATATTACAAATACACCTAAAATAGATTGGCAAATGTTTGATATTGTAGGTGTTTTAGAAAAAGAATTAGCTGTACCAATCTTATTCACAACGGATGTAAATGCTGCTTGTTATGGAGAGTATGTTGCTGGAGCTGCAAAAGGACTTAGTAGTTGTGTGTATTATACGATTGGAACGGGAATTGGAGCAGGAGCAATGAATATGGGAGAATTTGTAGAAGGTTTTTCTCATCCAGAAATGGGCCATATGATTGTAAGAAAAGTTGAAGCAGATACCTATGAAGGAAATTGTCCTTTTCATCGTGATTGCTTAGAGGGATTAGCCGCCGGACCTGCAATTGAAAAAAGAACAGGTATAAAAGGACAAGAGATGGGTCAAGATGATCCTACTTGGGATTTTGTAGCAGACTATCTAGCTCAGGCAATTTATAATACGACACTAATTTTATCTCCAGAGAAAATTATTTTGGGTGGAGGAGTCATAAAACAACCTCAACTTTTACCAAAAATAAAAGAGAAATTTAAACAGTTATTAAATGAGTATGTATCTTATCCTCATATAGATGAATACTTGGTTCTACCTACTTTAGGGGATAACCCAGGTACGATTGGTTGTCTTGCGTTAGCAAAGAAAAAGCAAACCCTCTCTAATTAA
- a CDS encoding LacI family DNA-binding transcriptional regulator → MKATMKDVAKLAKVGVGSVSRYINDIPVKETTRKKIEEAIKELDYTPDIYARGLKTNKTNTIALILPTIWHPFFSEFAYHVEAELEKRNYKLYLCNSDGKPEKENEYIQMVKQNKVDGIIGITYSDIEQYIFSSLPFVSIDRYFVEDVIYVTSDNAEGGRMAVRELEKRGAKHLAYIGGYQEIPNETKNRRKYFEIEANSREIPYKVLDLLEPITDMQGQVERFLENEPTIDGIFTITDMAALDIVHALEKLGRKVPEDVQVIGFDGLKMTRETNFIVSTIAQPVADMATTAVNLILQVIDGKEVQRRTVLPVSFQEGHTTKKL, encoded by the coding sequence ATGAAAGCCACCATGAAAGATGTTGCAAAACTAGCAAAGGTTGGAGTGGGAAGTGTATCTCGCTATATTAATGATATTCCTGTTAAAGAAACCACACGAAAAAAAATTGAAGAAGCGATAAAGGAACTAGATTATACACCTGATATTTATGCCCGAGGTCTAAAAACAAATAAGACCAATACAATTGCATTGATTTTACCAACAATATGGCATCCGTTTTTCTCAGAATTTGCCTACCATGTAGAAGCTGAGTTAGAAAAAAGAAATTATAAGTTATATCTTTGTAATTCGGATGGAAAGCCAGAAAAAGAAAACGAATATATTCAAATGGTAAAACAAAATAAAGTTGATGGGATCATAGGGATAACCTACTCTGATATTGAACAGTATATATTTAGTAGTCTTCCCTTTGTGAGTATTGATCGTTATTTCGTAGAAGATGTCATCTACGTCACATCAGATAATGCAGAAGGTGGTAGGATGGCTGTAAGAGAGTTAGAGAAAAGAGGAGCCAAACATTTAGCTTATATTGGAGGGTATCAAGAAATACCGAACGAAACAAAAAACCGTAGAAAGTATTTTGAGATAGAAGCTAATTCTAGAGAAATTCCCTATAAAGTTTTGGACCTTTTGGAACCGATTACGGATATGCAAGGTCAAGTAGAGAGATTTCTAGAAAACGAACCTACTATAGATGGAATTTTTACAATAACGGATATGGCCGCATTAGATATCGTTCATGCTTTGGAGAAACTAGGAAGAAAAGTTCCAGAGGATGTTCAAGTAATTGGTTTTGATGGTTTGAAAATGACTCGTGAAACAAACTTTATTGTTTCTACGATTGCTCAACCAGTAGCTGACATGGCAACAACTGCAGTAAATTTAATTCTTCAAGTAATAGATGGAAAAGAAGTTCAACGACGAACGGTTTTACCGGTGTCATTTCAAGAGGGCCACACAACTAAAAAATTATAA